Within Vidua macroura isolate BioBank_ID:100142 chromosome 11, ASM2450914v1, whole genome shotgun sequence, the genomic segment TGAATTTTGATCAGTGTAACAAGGACTGATATCTAAAAAAGAACTTGGGAGTAAAAGAACTCATGAGCTCTAAAACTGCCTAAACTGAATTACTACTTTGTAAGCAGAGAAGTTcccctaattatttttttttgttttacttatttaattttccagaaTTGAAGGAAGTAAGAGAAGTAATTGCACCTGGTTTTGCCATTTAAATACAACTACTTTTACACTTCTCTGTTTATATCTTGGTTTTTAAGtctaattttttgtttcaattttgctccttcaaaacagaagaaaaagcttcTTGAAGAACTTGGGGAGAATAGACTTCCGTATCTGACACCAGCCGATGCTGATTTCCACCAGCTGGTAAcgtatttcttttaaatcattttaaactaaaatgGCTGTTTGTACTGAACAAATAAATCTTCCTTCAGAGACACTGAAATCTGATATGAAAAAAGGTATCCTGATGGCTGATAATGCACTTCCAGGTGGTGTGAAATAAGATCTCTATAACTGGGATGTTCACAAATGAGAACTTGGTGAActtccattatttttatatgtgtgCCCTCACTACAAGTAATGTATAACAGTTAATTACAGTTTTTCATGCTTTGCTGAAGCAAAATACATGTCACcagtattttaatgtattttttctgacCAATGAAGATAACTTTATAGCTCCTGTTTGGCAAAATACAGGAAAGATTAACATAGAAATTTAAAGTTTGAGGGGCTTAATTCTACTTTCCAGCAGTAAGTAATTGTTAATTCTTTGCTTACAAAGCAAACTGTGGAAACTGGAATGCCTCAAATGAAACCAAGCAGAAGAAAGATCAGGCCCAGTAGCCACATGAGTAGTAAACCAAGTGAGTGTATTCAAGAATATAATGAATAAATAGAATTTTCTGCATCTGTCTTGGATCTTTCTAGATCAGCTACAGAACTCAGGGTAGGTTCAATGAGATCAAATTGTATCATAGTAAGAGAAAAAGCATAAGGAATAACCTGGTTGTCTGAGGGGCTCCAGTGACCATGCTGACATTACACGACACAGGAGTGGTGCCTGCCTTGGGTTGATATATGGCTCAAACATGTGCAAGTGTGGAAGAGCTGGGAGAATCTACAAGAGCGATACAgatggattttttatttcttttttctttacacaaaaacccaaacatgttCTTTTCAGTCTTAAACTTAATGCTCATGACGAAACTCTTCCCCCTTTTAAGAAGTGGGCAGCTgacttttctccttcctcttcctgttCCATCCCCTCCTGTTTGTTCTCTTCTGCCTCTGATGCTGCCaagagctgctgtgcccagcatcttccttctttttcacaTCTCTGTAAATTCAGCTTCCCATGGAGCTGATGTGAAAAGAGAAGGTGGCATCTCATTTGCTTAGGGTCAGTAACCCATAAATATAGAAGGCGATGGGAACAAGATAAGCAGTAAAATCACACCTGTTCAATCCTTAATAAATTTTCAATACATTCTTTTTGCAGATATAGAATTATACTTTTTATgttgtgtatgtgtgcatgcTAGGTATTTTTAAGGATACAGGCTAATCATAAGGATCACAAACACCTTTTGAAGTCTGTGGTGGTTATGAAATGTTACTGGAATCACAGCTGTAGAAATTGCCAGTGATGCTTAAATACACTacagctggagaggaaaagaagagtGAGAGTTTGAAGACAACAAATTGGCAAAGTAAAATATCACATTCAGTTTAGTTTTATAGCCTGTCTTTCCTGGACAGACCTGCCCTATTCCTTGAAGGACCTACCTCTTATGGAACAGTATTCTTTGAACATGTTGGAAAAGTTAGGTAGGATGCAACTAAAAAAAACTGTCTTATCCTGTCAGGTATGGAAGTGTACAGCCTGAACAGAAGAAATTCCATCACAAGCAAAACTTCACTGACATCCTCTTTCAATGTGTTTTTCCTGATAAAGGATTTTGGAAATGGGCCCCAAGCTGTAAGCTGAAACAATGTAATGTTTAAAGCCAGTTTGGAACAAGAAAGGGGCTGTAACAAGGTAGTTCACAAATACTTGAAGTACAGTCTATAATTTCATGAAGCACATGGCAGTTTGCTTATCAAGGCTCCTTATTGCTGATTCCTAATTTTATTCTGTCACTCAAGTCCATAGGGTGGTTCTCTACGTTGAGTATCACCATCAGTAGTGAAAGCATATTTAAAATCTTGTGTGTAATAGTCACAAGAAGATTTGAACATCAaatgtggttgttttttttttttttttctgtactgtaGTTGCCTGTAATTCTGTCACTTCTTTCAGAGTGAACAGTGAGTTGACCTTTAATACTGGCTGTCAGAGTTACAACACAGAGAACATGATTACTGCCCTTCCCCACCCCCAAAATAACAAGGTGTCCAGTGTGAACCCAGCAGTCACCCCATGTTCTGATCCTGTAATTCTTTCCTTATggagggcacagcacaggcactggTTGGGGATTTAAAGAAGAACAGGCTGTTTTCATGTGATGTGTCGGAAATGTGTTTCCACTTCCTGATTTCTTTTGAGATACCTTAATGATAAAATAGTTCTTAAGCATGTGATCTTAAAGCACAACCCAAAGGTAACAGGCCTCTGACTTGGCTGACAGCAAAATGTGCAAGGCATTACCTCTGTAACTCAGGAGGGGAATAGAATGTTGTTTCCTTTGTAAAATCTGTGTTCTTCCTTTCTAGTGCATGTTTTCAGGGATTTAATTGCTTTACGCCATATTGTTATTTCCCTCCTTCTGTTTCTAATAATTGTTTggaattttgtgtgtgtgattaATGTCAGAAATTCagtgtatttatattttcatataaacGGTTTAAAAAGACATAGTATTAGTGACTGTTTAAATATACCATTATAGCATATGTAATGTGGTATGAGTATGTCCAGTATACAGAattctttaaagaaatactGGGGTACCGCTATAGAACTGTTAGAGCTCTTTCTTTCCTACAGGCCATTTGcataatgaaagaaataatgaagtaaTAATCTTTATATGTCACAACATATAATATTCTGGCATTCTTAAGTAAGATTGTGAAAGAATATTTATACTCCCATCAGCCTGTACCTTCACATCTGACTGTAGCCTATAACTCCAATATATATTTACAGTTACTATATACAGTCCTATATTTACAGTTACTGATTTCATTAGTtgtttttaaggatttttttcactgtactGTTCAAAGGCTGGATATACACAGCACTGGTAGAAATAAAAGGGCCAGTTCAGGACCGCTAAAGGAATAATTTCAGGCTTTTGACAAGCTCAGGTGAATATAGTTTATCAAGTTTGGATTCACTTCTTTGAATGAAAGCTGTGATCCTGTGTTCTGGGGTTGTAAAGGGACCTTCACACAGATCTGGGACTGTTTTCAAGCTTTGGTGTTTGAAGCTAAGCATGTAAATACAATTGTCAGAAATTATTATCTGTAGATACTGTTACAGgggtttattttcctctctctaGGAAGCTAGTTTTTGGAACCATAAGAATGTATAAAGAAAAGGAGTTAGCTTCACTGTAAAAATTTACAAGGAAAAGTGGCAAGGTTTATAGATAAACCAAGATTTATTATATgtaatcattatttttaaaataggctTCCTTTTATGTTCTTCTTTTTAGTGGAAACAAACGATCCTATAAAGCCAGCTCTTCTGTGTTATAGGATAACAGTGCATTATGAtgcaaaatctgttttcatgCAGTGGAAAATGTGAATACTTACTGcctggtttgtattttttaaggGCACgttctttggattttaaaattaatttcctgaaaGGCAGGTTGAAATGAGACTGGGAAGCAGATAGTACTAGTAGTAAAGTGGGTTTGAGTTGTACCAGAAGGAGCTCACAGATGGATTGTAGGTCAGTGTGGTGTTTTGTGCCGGTGACTTTTATTTGTCTTGTTAAGAGCACTTTGAACATAAGCTATTAGACTAATAAAAGTTTTGGCAGATCAGTTTTATGCATCCATGTGCTCTTACCCCATTGCCTAATGCCTTCAGATTTCAGTCTACTTTAATATGTGTCCCCACACCACCATCAGTACCTAGCTGTGGTGAGTCCTTAGGAGCTTCACAGATGCTAATTGATGCCTGATACACTCACATTACAGCCCCTCCCTTACTAGGGCACTAGTATGcatctgtttcttttatttatctattaattttaatgaaatacgTAAGAACCCACTCTTTAAAAGAACTTATTCCCTAGCTTTTGTCTAGTTTGCCAAACATCCTCAGCAGTAGTTAAAGCAGATTTACAGGCAACCAATAAAAGGTGTGATTATGTGATACTCACTTCCTTAGAAAACCAgattagcaaaataaaattatccaAGCCTTCCTGGAGTGGGAAGCAGTATTGTGCATACAAAGCACGAAGCTGCTGATTAGCAGTGTTATACCTTGCTGGGAGTTGCTGCCTCCACACACTGCTGGATTCTGAACTCCAGCTGATACCAGAGCTGGTGTGGCCACAAGAGGATGTGAGGGAAAAGGACACTACAGGTagggagctggggaagcaaATAAGTTTGGACATTTTCTGCTATCAAAAGAGAGCTTTTATATAAAATGAGAGATAATTGGCAGGTACTGAGGAATGTAAGAATAGAAAGCACCAGAATGTTAGcagcacattttttaaaaatgtacattttgttttttgttattttttccctgaaaagtaTTGTTATATAAAGCTATTTGAGTTTATCATGTAGCCCTCTAGATGTCTGTACATCAGAATGAAACTGAAGGGTCTTTGCAACCAttgcaaaaagagaaatcaCTTTCTTATTGCTTGATATTCTATTGTTTATATACTTAAAAGTGGCATTATCTACAGATTCATCAGATGAGCTGTATGTTCTGCTGAATTGTTCTAGAGTctttgtatgtatttatttggaGATTTGCTCTGGTTTAAGCCACTGGTACATATTCACAGCTTGTGCAATATcctgaaatatgaaaacaaagtaACAAGTGCTGGCATGTATATCTTCACCACATTCTAGACTTATTCTTGTTAACAGCTTTGCCTTGTCTTGAAATATCTTGACTCCTgtaaaaagaataattatttttcctctttttgttgtttggcttttttcctcctttagtGGAAGACCAAGTATTCCAAGCTGATTTTCAGGAAATCTGATACAATACCTGAAGAGCTCCATCAAATGGTACAAGAAAGCTTTCTGACCTTGCGAGAACACAACTGTTTCTTTCAAGATCTTGTAAGGATCAAAGGAAAAGACTTTCTTACTCCAGTGTCTCGTATATTAATTGGAAACCCAGGATGCACTTATAAGTACTTGAACACAAGATTATTTACAGTTCCTTGGCCTACAGAAAGTTATGATATAAAATATTGCAGTCCTCAAATACGTGATGCTTGTAAAGCATTAATGAGACTTAATGACTACTTGCATATTGAAACAGTCAAGGCATTACAAGGACAAAATTTGTTTgagaacaaagaaattaaagatcCTGCTGTAATAGATAGGAAGCAAAATTTTGCTACTTCTCTTATGGAGCAAGGGTTTGCTTCGAAAGATCAAAACAGTCTTTGTGTACCAGAGGATGACAGAAGTCTAAAGAACAGAACATCTTATAATTTGACTTTATTAAATTATATGGATCCACTACAAATGCTGTACTTGAAACAAGAACCTTACTTTGGAATGGGGAACATGGCAGTGAGCTGGCACCATGACGAGAACCTGGTGGAAAGGTCAGCAGTGGCTGTGTACAGTTACAGCTGTGAAGGTGAGTGATGGGACTTGACCAGTCACAAAAGTCCCTGAAATCCCTGAAGCTCTCCTGTGTTCCCTTGCGTGTATGTGCATAAGCACACCTGCATGCGGGTCTAGACTTGTCACGTGCTTCTGAATGCGTTGTGGTGCTGTTTGTAGTGAAGTCTCATCTTTATTTCCACTAAAACCTGTGCAAAATAGCTGTGTTTACTGCAGCTGGCTTAGCAGTCATTCTCTAACTAGATTTAAACATTGGTATAATTAATTCCCTGACTAAGAGCCAGGAAATCAAAATGTGTCAAATACCTTTCTTAGGTTAATGCATATGCGTGTTTTCTGTCCTGTAAAATGTTTCACTGTGCTTGGGATCACCATTTTTACAGTGTTATTTGTCATATACAGAGTTGCTTTGTTTCATGCTTTTACTACTCTTCTTTCTTTGGAAAGATCATTTTCAGTTGGTTTTGGATAGAAGTATTACTGTATTTACTCAGAATTATATGCATTTTGTCCAGGCATGCTGTAGTGTTAATGTGTGTTTTATGGAGGACTTGTCAACATTTTTCTAGCTGGGAAGAGTGGACACTACATTAAAACAACTCTTGTCTGATAGGCTTTGCAGGCTCTTGCTTATTTTAAAACGAATTACATGCAGCATTTTAGGGGTGGTGGTGGTAAAAGTGCAGTTGAAGcatcattaaatatttaatttttagtttaaagTATCTACCccatttttattgttatttaagAGCAAACAtgaggattttttggtttttttttttttttttgttttgttttgttttgtttttttttcctaacaatgCTTGAAAAAAGGcttggatatttttttaatgactctTAGTTTTGCAAACATAAGGTTAGAATTTAGAAACATGATTTGAATTTTCATATGTTCTGTTATGTTTCATCATTCACaatggattttttcttcttccaaaaatcCTATGATGTTTGCTTTAGAACAGAGAAAGAATTTGCATTGACTTCAATAGGTTTTGGCTAAAGACtgtgatataaaaataatagtttATACTCCCACATGCATTCTCTTATTGGTTTTGTTATTAGTTTTGAAACTTAGTGTCACTTTGTTACTTAATGTACAACTGAAGTCATacaatttacattttcctgGATATAAAACATCAACTGGCTTAGCAAATTGAGTTGAAGAGATTTCCTGACTGGTAAAAGTGTAATTTTCTTCATGAACTTCCTTCTGTCCTTTTTGTCAATGGTGTCAAGTAgatgtgttgggttttttccattaGTACtgtagagaaatatttttttcagtaggaTTTTAAGTTAAAGAAACCTAAACATGAACTTGCAGTAATAATAGTATGTATGAGGATTTATTGTAGTAGGCTTAAAACTttcttactttaaaataaagtttgcttatggagtgaaaaaaaagtgagtCCCTTTAAGTTCAAAGAgctataaattaataaaaatgaaagctgcTATGTTTATTCATAACTCGTCagttgattttgtttcttttattcagtaagttaaataaaaattatggtgTTTTAAAACCACTGCAAATTCTGTAGAAGATTTGGTTGATGTGGGtagatagaaatattttatatacttaGGCTAAAAGTTACTTTGATATCTATGTACAATAACTTTTTTGCTGAATACAaggattttttcataaatacacTTACAATTGAaagtttgtatatttttttctgcaaagtttggaaatagacagaaaaacagagaaagcagGATCTTTCTAGTAAATAAATTGATTGTtctatcattaaaaaaaaattaagtcactACTTgaaatttttctggttttgcattgCTCAAGTTGGGTCCTTGAGCTTTAGAGAGAGTTTCAGGTGCCTGCCGTGGCTATGGAGCATCATTGAGAGATATCCAGCAGTCCAGCTCTGTGTGCCAGCAGTTCACTCCCATCTGTGCTCAGGGTGTGGTTGTCCTTGTATAGCCCTAAAGCAATGACCTTCTTATTCATAAATTGGAGGAAATGCATCCTGTTTATACTTAGGAGTATGGTTTTGTAACTGAAGTGTCAGTAAATATCTCTTTGTGTTAAAGTTTTGTACCCAGTGCATCCAAGAGGATTTGATTCTAGAGAAGTAGATTGTCTTTTTGCTCTTCTGAGTTTCTCTTGACAGCCTTCCAATGTTGATGGTGACGAGCTCATCAATGTTTATAATATTATTCTTTCCAGTTCTATATAATGTCAATGTTTTGATGGTTTCTGCAAAGGCTTTCAATATTTCCCATATTACCAGGTCTCCATAACTGTGAAACATGAGGATCTCAACATCTTTTTGAAGAATATTGTTATATCTTTGTGGAGTTATGTCTTGACTTCTCTTCTTATTTTCcataaatatgttttgtttttatgccGATATTAGCACTTACTCCATTCATTCATTTAGTATTGAATTAGCATTGAATTCTCAGTGTAGTGCAAAAAGActgtcacagaatcattacAGAATACATAATAAAAACAGTAGCTGTGgtcagaatttttttgttggAGCTATTTTCCCTTAGAAGATGTAGATGAGCTGGATTAGTAattttctgtgagaaaacaCTGATTCAGtgggaaatgaaaacacaaattaaGCATGTTGATTTTTGTTGGAACTGGCTTGATTCTTTTTTCTGCCAGGTCTTGCATGTTTGTTTTGTCAGCTCTCAATTCCTCAAATCCCCACTGGACACTGAGGGTCTGTGGCAGCCTTGGCATGTGGGAGTTCGGGCTTGAGAGCTGCATGGCTGGTGCTGACCTACCCTGCTGTAATGCAGGTTTGTCAGAGTTTGAGCAGCAGCACCCTTGGAGTCAGCAGTCTTACTGAGCTATGGCAGCTCTGTCAGACTGTTTAGAGATGCACAACTCAGGTTatatggttttctttttactttcatGTACATCTTTGTATCAGCATTTGTTTTGTACCTACTTACTGGATTAAATAGCATTAAAACAGATACTGCTGTAATTGAAACAACTTGTTTTCTTGTTCATTTGTTCATTGTTTGATGCCATAATGAAAATTTCATGTTTGAAACTTTGATCAGTGTTAATTGGAGTAGAAGCAGTTTTCAATATGccagaaaagaaatttagaCATCAACATAAAGATATTGAAACAAGCTGATATTCTAATTGGCatcagtgtttattttcttgtttccacTGTAAAACTCTTTCAAAGCAACTTCAAATGAGGCACAATTCTAACAACAAAATAAGATAAACATTTAGCTTGATGCTTTTACTTACATTACATTAGGTTAAGAGTAGGTTGTGAAGTGATGAGAATGGGGCCTCATCAAAATTTGAGAGGTTTCCTTTTAGTGTGTATGCTGCATGAATGGTAGTCAGGGTGCATATGCACAACTGAATAGGTTACAGAATATGTGTTCAATTATACTGCCACTGACAGTATTTggaattaatttatatttcagaaTTTATCAAGGAACGGGAATTACAAATTTTGACCAATTCAGCATTTTTAATAACACATTAGCTTACAAGTATCCTATCACCTGAGAGcatgaaggtaaaaaaaatattcaggaattTAATATAGTAAGCTAATAACCcatatttatttcctgctgCAGTTATAAAAGTGAATTGCAGTCCAGTAGAAAAAGGGCATTTTCAAAAATTGGATTTTATCCATGAAAAGTTCCTAATGACTTGCTTTCCATCAGGTCAATGTAAGTTTTGTAGGAAGTTTTATTACTTAGCAGAGCACTAGCTGGTTCTAAAGATGTTCTTTGAAGTAGAGACTTGTTTCAGTTACGAACTTACAGGAGAtgcaaaaaaatgtaaacacttGAAGTGTGTCCATCTTTCTCTTACCTGGATTTCCCACAGAGGAAGAGATTAGATAAGTAGTTTTCTCTAGATTCTTTACCATATCTAGTTTTTCTTGCTGTAAGGGCTACTTGCTGGTTAACTCTTGAACTTCTAGACAACTGTCTCTGTCTGCTGACAAGGTAATGTTAAAAGGTTTAACAAACTTACTGTTAGTTGCAGTGATGACTAATCTTCAAGGACCTTTTGTGCTTGTTTCTTTTGTAAAAAGTTGTTTATATGTTTTTACTCTGTGAAGTTAGAAGCAGCATCCTGGTACGTAGCCTAATGATGGCTATTTAATTTAAttgggaataaaaataattgagatGCACTACAGATGTATGTTTCCCTATCATATTAAAATAACCCTGAAACTACAGAAGTTGTTCAGCATTGAAGTCAATCTAACTTTGTAGCTGACAATAGTCCTCTTTATGTACTGCTTAATGGATAAAAGTTAGGGAGGAGATGTTTTTTACAGGATTAGAATAATTTCTAATGTCAATAATATAACAGAAATATTACTTGTTGAAATAACAGAAATGGTATATAGAAAATTTGATCTTACTTTTAAAGAAATGGGTAAGTGTATGAAATGGTCACAGCTCTAACTTGTAGAGTCTGACCAGTTTGATTTATGTTCTGAAAGCCACACATTTTTAGTGACCCGCTAAATTTCACAATAATATATTAGAATCCCTGTTGTCTAAAAAGAAATCATCACTTGAATAAATTGTTGTGGGTTGTGGGGTCTCTTTTAAACATCTTCTCACTGATCAAATACAGCCTCTCCTTCAGAAATGAAGGGATGACAGAATATTGTTTGTTCTTATTTTAGTGCTTTTGTTCCTGATTTATGTGGATACAGCATTCCAAACATGAATTGATAAGAACATTGTTGGCAAAATCTtatgtttttttgggtttgtgaaTGTCAGTtgcaagaaaaaattacatgttAATAGAATTTAACCTCTTATACTATGGCTTTTCAGTAATGAGGTAGAGGAAATAACTTTGGGTAGATACTTCTTCTTTCCCATCAGCTGCTGAGAAGCAAAGCATGCTCTGCTTCTTTCGCTTCTTGCATATAACATATTGCTATTGaaagacactgaaaaattatgtatttttaattgagGAATATGTGCCcaaattattttacattctggaaaaaatcaggcaatctcttaaaaaaaataacagtggtCAGTTGGATTTAATGTTGAAGTAAATGCTTACAGTCCTTGTTCTTAGCAATGTGTTGGCAGtgattctattttcttaagaaatgGTATGTAAGGTTACATTTAGGATACGATTTGGCATTACAGTTTGACTTGAATAGAGATCATTTAGGTTTCAGAGCATCAAAAAGTTTCAAACTCTGCAAGATTTTGGAGCCAAATAGCAAAGAAACCTTTCAAAGCTACTTTTACTTTCTGTGCTCTGGAACAATAACCAAAGTAGTTCCAGGAAAACAAGTTTCATATTGTTCTGAACCTAACCCTGACCCAAACCTGATAAGATCAGATCTTAGTGCTGGAACATCTCTGAAATCTGAGCTGTCTCATTAAAAGCATAATGCTGTGGCCAATTTTCTGCAGCTACATTCTCTCTTTCATGGTTCTACCATAATTACAGGTTTGATGAGGTATTGTTATGTTGTGGTAAGATTTTACTTCGTTACACCATTTTATTTGGGATTCCAGCATAAAGGTTTCTTGCAGGCCCAAGTCTGTAAATCTCTGCTGACCAGAATTCATCTGCACATAGTTTTGTTATACTGCCATTAAATACTTGTACGTTTGACCATTTCTGTATGGCTTACTACAAAATACGTTGTGTTAAGGTGATGGGTATGTGATCCGTGATTTATACACATGAATTATTCTCAAATTCTTATGATTTAGATGCATCCTACATACAAATGTTTTCACTTAAAAGGCAACTGTAATTATATCAATAAATATACAGCATCAAATCATTCTTGAGGTGTCATAgagaatttaataaaaacttctttttatGTAAAAGTTTGTCAGTGCTACTTGGGGACATGCCACAAATGTTATGGTGTCTGTTTTTCCCTTGCTCTCAGTTTTAGGGTAGCTTACATTTAAAAGCAAGTAGCAGCTTGCTTCCATTTGTTACCAAAATAATATGGTAGGAGCAATCAGTTTCAATTGCTGCTGATAATTATAAGGTGCAATAATTGAGACTATAGAGAAAAGGAGACTGTGAGCTGTATTTGAACTCAGTACTTAAGCAATAAAAAATTTATCAAACTGCAAAAAATAAGTCATTTTAACGAGCACATTCCAAAGGTGCTGGATTTATGAGGAGACCCCAGGAAACTTTGATTGAAATTGCTGTCTCTGATTGTAGTCCTATATTTTATTGCTGCCATATTGTGAACAGTGCTGCTGCCAAAGTGAATGGGAAGGCAGCACAACAGAGAGAGTTAACCCAGAAAGGTTACTTCTTTTTGTAATATCCATGATGTATTGCATTAAAAATGCCTTGAAAGCCATCCTATTTGcagttttcagaaaacatttttcttaaattaagtTACGATTTATCTGAACAGGGTAGAAAATATGAAAGCCCCTTGAAGAGTTTAGTATTGATTTTTCTGAGTATTTGCTAGCTCTTGTTTTCTCATTTGTGTGGTCCTTGATGGAAGGGCCTGCTCCCAAGCCAGAGCTGCAGTTGGATGTGCACTGCAGCAGTGAAGGGAGGGAACTTGGGGACTGTAAGAATTTTCACTTAAGAACATTTAGATTGGCTCTTTAATAGGCTTTGTCTCTCTGCTTCCTGAATATAGATAATACTTCATTGATATGCCCCCAGCTAAACAACATGCAGTAACCATGTGAGATGAATgacatgaatattttaaaagtgtgaGTTTGTGGTCACACTTTGTGTGTGCCTCTTATAATAAGAGCTAtacatctttaatatttttcttctagcaTTTACTTAAGACAAAGGTTTTAAAAGTTATTACATAAAAGCACATTTCAAGTGGACAGTGAAATGGACACAGTTGCTAAGTTCTAAGCAAGAGTTGGGCATGGTGCATAGTTAATTTCTAAATGTTCACTGCTGTTCTGTGCCAACTACTTATTAAAACTTCATCCCTCTCTGTCAGAATGCACTGTTACTTTAGCTGTAAAACTGTTACACCATGGCTCCCAAATACCTTGTTATAAATGCTGACTGTATCTTTCAATTTATACTGCAGTGAAGTAAGCTTATGAAAATAGTTCTGAGGGATTAAGCTCTAAATACTATTTCTATGCAgtggattattttttcccaagctCAACATGTTCATGTTGCATAATGATAAGAAAAGT encodes:
- the FTO gene encoding alpha-ketoglutarate-dependent dioxygenase FTO isoform X5 → MKRRAGEREKELKKKKLLEELGENRLPYLTPADADFHQLWKTKYSKLIFRKSDTIPEELHQMVQESFLTLREHNCFFQDLVRIKGKDFLTPVSRILIGNPGCTYKYLNTRLFTVPWPTESYDIKYCSPQIRDACKALMRLNDYLHIETVKALQGQNLFENKEIKDPAVIDRKQNFATSLMEQGFASKDQNSLCVPEDDRSLKNRTSYNLTLLNYMDPLQMLYLKQEPYFGMGNMAVSWHHDENLVERSAVAVYSYSCEDSSVQESNEQELKGRDPAVWHVGLKVAWDIETPGLAVPLHQGDIYLMLDDLNMTHQHCVLAGLSPRFSSTHRVADSSRGTLEYILGQCELALQNLQTDSDSMALSLKSLEAAVVKQVEEIHNEVEFEWLRQFWFQGKRYLKCTDWWLKPMAKLEEFWRKLEIMTSLVLSEVRKEQQIEEQRNETINCFLLLLKERQKLRKEWTASLFYGQM
- the FTO gene encoding alpha-ketoglutarate-dependent dioxygenase FTO isoform X7 gives rise to the protein MKRRAGEREKELKKKKLLEELGENRLPYLTPADADFHQLWKTKYSKLIFRKSDTIPEELHQMVQESFLTLREHNCFFQDLVRIKGKDFLTPVSRILIGNPGCTYKYLNTRLFTVPWPTESYDIKYCSPQIRDACKALMRLNDYLHIETVKALQGQNLFENKEIKDPAVIDRKQNFATSLMEQGFASKDQNSLCVPEDDRSLKNRTSYNLTLLNYMDPLQMLYLKQEPYFGMGNMAVSWHHDENLVERSAVAVYSYSCEDSSVQESNEQELKGRDPAVWHVGLKVAWDIETPGLAVPLHQGDIYLMLDDLNMTHQHCVLAGLSPRFSSTHRVADSSRGTLEYILGQCELALQNLQTDSDSMALSLKSLEAAVVKQVEEIHNEVEFEWLRQFWFQGKRYLKCTDWWLKPMAKLEEFWRKLEIMMPVRCSRELARRPETRMPSLLDR